One region of Streptomyces leeuwenhoekii genomic DNA includes:
- a CDS encoding aminodeoxychorismate/anthranilate synthase component II → MSARILVVDNYDSFVFNLVQYLYQLGAECEVLRNDEVATAHAQDGFDGVLLSPGPGAPEQAGVCVDMVRHCAATGVPVFGVCLGMQSMQVAYGGVVDRAPQLLHGKTSPVEHEGKGVFAGLPSPFTATRYHSLAAEPATVPAELEVTARTQDGIIMGLRHRELPVEGVQFHPESVLTEHGHRMLANWLAECGDEGAVARSAGLAPVVGRATA, encoded by the coding sequence GTGAGTGCACGGATTCTCGTCGTCGACAACTACGACAGCTTCGTCTTCAACCTGGTGCAGTACCTGTATCAGCTCGGCGCCGAGTGCGAGGTGCTGCGCAACGACGAGGTGGCGACCGCGCACGCCCAGGACGGCTTCGACGGCGTGCTGCTGTCGCCCGGCCCCGGCGCGCCGGAGCAGGCCGGCGTGTGCGTGGACATGGTGCGGCACTGCGCGGCGACCGGGGTGCCCGTCTTCGGCGTCTGCCTCGGCATGCAGTCGATGCAGGTCGCGTACGGCGGTGTGGTGGACCGGGCGCCGCAGCTCCTGCACGGCAAGACCTCTCCGGTGGAGCACGAGGGCAAGGGCGTCTTCGCCGGGCTGCCCTCGCCCTTCACCGCGACGCGCTACCACTCGCTGGCCGCCGAGCCCGCGACCGTGCCGGCCGAGCTGGAGGTCACGGCCCGTACGCAGGACGGCATCATCATGGGCCTGCGCCACCGTGAACTGCCCGTCGAGGGCGTGCAGTTCCACCCGGAGTCGGTACTGACCGAGCACGGACACCGGATGCTGGCCAACTGGCTGGCGGAGTGCGGTGACGAGGGCGCGGTGGCGAGGTCGGCGGGGCTCGCCCCGGTGGT
- a CDS encoding DUF881 domain-containing protein — protein MSNSADFPAAGSSPARGRRIRPVRVLTAGVFALAGLIFFTSFNTAKGTNIRTDTSLLKLSDLIQERSRDNARLDESNAALRHEIESLAERDDGSTKAEDAKLADLEEKAGTQELTGEAITVTLDDAPPNATAKLPGYPEPQPDYLVIHQQDLQAVVNALWQGGAQGIKVMDQRLISTSAVRCVGNTLILQGRVYSPPYKITAVGDPGKLKRALAASPAIQNYMVYVNVYGLGWNVREDGKVTLPGYSGAVDLHYAQPAP, from the coding sequence TTGAGCAATTCTGCCGACTTCCCCGCAGCGGGATCCAGCCCTGCCCGCGGGCGCCGAATCCGGCCCGTGCGGGTGCTCACGGCGGGTGTCTTCGCTCTCGCCGGGCTCATTTTCTTCACCAGTTTCAACACTGCCAAAGGCACCAATATCCGCACGGACACCTCCTTGCTGAAGCTGTCCGATCTCATCCAGGAGCGCAGCCGCGACAACGCCCGGCTCGACGAGTCCAACGCGGCCCTGCGCCACGAGATCGAATCACTCGCCGAGCGCGACGACGGCAGTACGAAAGCCGAGGACGCCAAGCTCGCGGACCTGGAGGAGAAAGCCGGCACCCAGGAGCTGACGGGCGAGGCGATCACCGTCACGCTCGACGACGCCCCGCCGAACGCCACCGCCAAGCTGCCCGGCTATCCCGAGCCGCAGCCCGACTACCTGGTCATCCACCAGCAGGACCTCCAGGCCGTGGTGAACGCCCTGTGGCAGGGCGGCGCCCAGGGCATCAAGGTCATGGACCAGAGGCTGATCTCGACCAGCGCCGTTCGCTGCGTCGGCAACACCCTCATCCTCCAGGGCCGCGTCTACTCACCGCCGTACAAGATCACGGCGGTCGGCGACCCCGGGAAGCTGAAGCGGGCGCTCGCCGCCTCCCCGGCGATCCAGAACTACATGGTCTACGTCAACGTCTACGGCCTGGGCTGGAACGTACGGGAGGACGGGAAGGTGACGCTGCCGGGATACTCCGGCGCGGTCGACCTGCACTACGCCCAGCCCGCGCCCTGA
- the crgA gene encoding cell division protein CrgA, whose protein sequence is MPKSRIRKKADYTPPPAKQATAIKMNSRAWVAPVMLAMFVIGLAWIVVFYVTDGSLPIDKLDNWNIVVGFGFIAAGFGVSTQWK, encoded by the coding sequence GTGCCGAAGTCACGTATCCGCAAGAAGGCCGACTACACGCCGCCGCCGGCGAAGCAGGCGACCGCCATCAAGATGAACAGCCGCGCCTGGGTCGCGCCGGTGATGCTGGCCATGTTCGTCATCGGGCTGGCCTGGATCGTCGTCTTCTACGTCACCGACGGCTCGCTGCCCATCGACAAGCTGGACAACTGGAACATCGTGGTCGGCTTCGGCTTCATCGCCGCCGGGTTCGGTGTCTCCACGCAGTGGAAGTAG
- a CDS encoding rhomboid family intramembrane serine protease, with protein sequence MDQAPGSPRGPEDTGPKDARSLPTCYRHPDRETGVRCTRCERPICPECMVDASVGFQCPDCVRSGSGTGHAPDASRPRTLAGGTLTADPRLVTKALIGVNLALFLAQLAVGDRFTDRFTLLGQAYVPLLGSVEGVAEGQWYRLLTSMFLHGSTLHVLFNMLSLWWIGGPLEAALGRARYLALYFLAGLAGSALSYLIAAPNQPSLGASGAIFGLFGATAVLMRRLNQDMRPVVVLLAINLVFTFSPGFNIAWQAHIGGLVAGVVIGYAMVHAPRERRTLVQYGTCALVLAAIIVLSLLRTSQLT encoded by the coding sequence ATGGATCAGGCGCCAGGCAGCCCGCGGGGCCCGGAGGACACCGGTCCGAAGGACGCCCGGTCCCTGCCCACCTGCTATCGCCACCCGGACCGCGAGACCGGCGTCCGCTGCACCCGCTGCGAGCGGCCGATATGCCCCGAGTGCATGGTCGACGCCTCCGTGGGCTTCCAGTGCCCCGACTGCGTCCGCAGCGGTTCGGGCACGGGGCACGCGCCGGACGCGTCCCGGCCCCGCACGCTGGCCGGCGGCACCCTCACGGCCGACCCGCGCCTGGTCACCAAGGCGCTGATCGGTGTCAACCTCGCCCTGTTCCTGGCGCAGCTCGCCGTGGGCGACCGCTTCACCGACCGCTTCACCCTCCTCGGGCAGGCGTACGTCCCCCTGCTGGGCTCGGTCGAAGGCGTGGCCGAGGGGCAGTGGTACCGGCTGCTGACCTCGATGTTCCTGCACGGCAGCACCCTGCACGTGCTGTTCAACATGCTCAGCCTGTGGTGGATCGGCGGCCCGCTCGAGGCGGCCCTCGGCCGTGCCCGCTACCTCGCGCTCTACTTCCTCGCCGGGCTGGCCGGAAGCGCGCTGTCGTATCTGATCGCAGCCCCGAACCAGCCCTCGCTCGGCGCCTCGGGCGCGATCTTCGGCCTGTTCGGCGCGACCGCCGTCCTCATGCGGCGCCTCAACCAGGACATGCGCCCGGTGGTCGTCCTGCTGGCGATCAACCTGGTCTTCACCTTCAGTCCCGGGTTCAACATCGCCTGGCAGGCCCACATCGGCGGTCTGGTCGCCGGTGTGGTGATCGGGTACGCCATGGTGCACGCCCCGCGTGAGCGGCGGACGCTGGTCCAGTACGGCACCTGTGCGCTGGTCCTCGCCGCGATCATCGTGCTGTCCCTGTTGAGGACAAGCCAGCTCACCTGA
- a CDS encoding peptidylprolyl isomerase — protein MAEQLYATLKTNHGDIDVRLLPNHAPKTVKNFVELAQGEREWTHPATGQKSTDRLYDGTVFHRVISGFMIQGGDPLGNGTGGPGYKFEDEFHPDLSFDKPYLLAMANAGPGTNGSQFFITVAPTTWLNRKHTIFGEVVDAESQKVVNAIATTETNPRTDRPLKDVVIESVVVQTREG, from the coding sequence GTGGCTGAGCAGCTTTACGCCACCCTGAAGACCAACCACGGCGACATCGACGTCCGGCTCCTGCCGAACCACGCCCCCAAGACGGTCAAGAACTTCGTCGAGCTCGCCCAGGGCGAGCGGGAGTGGACCCACCCCGCCACCGGCCAGAAGTCCACGGACAGGCTCTACGACGGCACGGTCTTCCACCGGGTGATCAGCGGGTTCATGATCCAGGGCGGCGACCCGCTGGGCAACGGCACCGGCGGTCCCGGGTACAAGTTCGAGGACGAGTTCCACCCGGACCTGTCCTTCGACAAGCCCTACCTGCTGGCGATGGCCAACGCGGGTCCGGGCACCAACGGCTCGCAGTTCTTCATCACCGTCGCCCCGACGACGTGGCTGAACCGCAAGCACACGATCTTCGGCGAGGTCGTCGACGCCGAGAGCCAGAAGGTCGTGAACGCCATCGCCACCACGGAGACCAACCCGCGCACCGACCGTCCGCTCAAGGACGTCGTCATCGAGTCGGTCGTCGTCCAGACGCGCGAGGGCTGA
- a CDS encoding DUF5324 family protein has protein sequence MTRIDSVRAATGSAKDSVLHAADVVAPYADTAKERAAHYAHEARVRLAPKVSQATGQARLQYGAYVAPRLEMARAQALAHVPPKVDLAAHEAAIRTRKAARQAADYSRPMIEQAVAAAGPVRDEAAARGVAALAALRGQVSAKDIQRLVRKQERRAKTGRVVKVLAIVGVVAGGAFAAWKWWDKQANPDWLVEPPAATEVPETGGGLTSVDGTGQPVLDPEVQAKQAEEESSDRDEQR, from the coding sequence GTGACCCGCATCGACAGCGTGCGCGCCGCGACCGGTTCGGCGAAGGACAGCGTGCTGCACGCCGCGGACGTGGTGGCGCCCTACGCCGACACGGCCAAGGAGAGGGCCGCCCACTACGCACACGAGGCACGCGTACGGCTGGCGCCCAAGGTGTCGCAGGCCACCGGACAGGCCCGACTCCAGTACGGCGCGTATGTCGCGCCGCGTCTGGAGATGGCCCGTGCCCAGGCCCTCGCCCATGTGCCGCCAAAGGTCGACCTGGCCGCCCATGAGGCCGCCATCCGTACCCGCAAGGCCGCCCGGCAGGCGGCTGACTACTCCCGGCCGATGATCGAGCAGGCGGTGGCCGCGGCCGGACCCGTCCGGGACGAGGCCGCAGCGCGTGGTGTCGCCGCGCTGGCCGCCCTGCGCGGCCAGGTCTCGGCCAAGGACATCCAGAGGCTCGTCCGCAAGCAGGAGCGGCGGGCGAAGACCGGCCGGGTCGTCAAGGTCCTGGCGATCGTCGGCGTCGTGGCTGGGGGCGCCTTCGCCGCCTGGAAGTGGTGGGACAAGCAGGCCAACCCGGACTGGCTGGTGGAGCCGCCGGCGGCCACGGAGGTCCCCGAGACCGGCGGCGGCCTGACCTCGGTGGACGGCACCGGCCAGCCCGTCCTGGACCCGGAGGTCCAGGCCAAGCAGGCCGAGGAGGAGTCCTCCGACCGCGACGAGCAGCGCTGA
- a CDS encoding helix-turn-helix domain-containing protein, whose amino-acid sequence MDAAQQEATARARELQRSWYGEPLGALFRRLIDDLGLNQARLAGVLGLSAPMLSQLMSGQRAKIGNPAVVQRVQLLQDLAGQVADGSVSAAEATERMEEIKKSQGGSVLSNTTQTTNSSGAPTVKRVVREIQSLLRSVAAAGDIIEAADSLAPTHPELAEFLRVYGAGRTSDAVAHYQSHQS is encoded by the coding sequence ATGGACGCCGCACAGCAGGAAGCCACCGCAAGAGCGCGGGAACTGCAGCGGAGCTGGTACGGGGAGCCGCTGGGGGCGCTCTTCCGTAGGCTGATCGACGACCTGGGGCTCAACCAGGCGCGGCTGGCGGGGGTACTGGGGCTGTCGGCGCCGATGCTGTCGCAGCTCATGAGCGGGCAGCGGGCGAAGATCGGCAACCCCGCGGTGGTCCAGCGGGTGCAGTTGCTGCAGGACCTGGCGGGCCAGGTGGCGGACGGCAGCGTCAGCGCGGCCGAGGCGACCGAGCGCATGGAGGAGATCAAGAAGTCCCAGGGGGGCTCGGTCCTCAGCAACACCACGCAGACCACGAACAGTTCGGGAGCGCCGACGGTCAAGCGGGTGGTCCGCGAGATCCAGTCGCTGCTGCGCTCCGTGGCCGCCGCCGGAGACATCATCGAGGCGGCGGACTCCCTTGCCCCGACCCACCCGGAGCTTGCCGAGTTCCTCCGGGTGTACGGCGCCGGCCGCACCTCCGACGCGGTCGCGCACTACCAGTCCCACCAGAGCTGA
- a CDS encoding serine/threonine-protein kinase: protein MGEVFAGRYELVDPIGRGASGAVWRAWDHRRRRYVAAKVLQQRDAHALLRFVREQALRIDHPHVLAPASWAADDDKVLFTMDLVAGGSLARLVGDYGPLPPAFACVLLDQLLSGLAAVHGEGVVHRDIKPANLLLEATGTGRPRLRLSDFGIAMRLGEPRLTEADLVVGTPGYLAPEQMRGAEPDFPADLFAVGLVALHLLEGARPDTKALVRYFTDHGTPGAPKGVPEPLWQVVATLLQPDPQARFRTATGARKALAAAAELLPEPGPDDEIIEIFDQVGPLPPGFGPDGPFVTAPGVTVTAGAHDGPGSGGVPSRPPVPEREAPGFGEPSGEGIPAAGAGDRAAGGAGAAPPLPAGDRRVGPDGGPGPRSGPSVTSPVWRTARPDTGAHRLPPPPGPLVENAPAPPPDQPLPYPRGGTAGAQPQAPAHPFPHPPQAPSRPAPAVPMPPGVHPRADAPTAPYTVQPSRVSPAAPALPRHRAARRRRTGPPARVTVPVLLLALVCYAVGFWALSRL from the coding sequence ATGGGTGAGGTCTTCGCCGGCCGGTACGAACTGGTCGATCCGATCGGACGGGGCGCGTCCGGTGCCGTCTGGCGCGCCTGGGACCACCGGCGCCGGCGCTATGTGGCCGCCAAGGTGCTCCAGCAGCGCGACGCTCACGCGCTGCTGCGGTTCGTCCGCGAACAGGCGCTGCGCATCGACCATCCCCATGTGCTCGCTCCCGCCAGCTGGGCCGCCGACGACGACAAGGTCCTGTTCACCATGGACCTGGTCGCCGGCGGCTCCCTGGCCCGCCTGGTGGGGGACTACGGCCCCTTGCCGCCCGCCTTCGCCTGCGTCCTGCTCGACCAGCTCCTCTCCGGGCTGGCCGCGGTGCACGGGGAAGGTGTCGTGCACCGCGACATCAAGCCCGCCAACCTGCTGCTGGAAGCCACCGGCACGGGGCGTCCGCGGTTGCGCCTGTCCGACTTCGGCATCGCGATGCGGCTGGGCGAGCCGCGGCTGACCGAGGCCGACCTCGTGGTGGGGACACCCGGTTATCTGGCACCCGAGCAGATGAGGGGCGCGGAACCCGACTTCCCGGCCGATCTGTTCGCCGTCGGTCTGGTGGCCCTGCATCTGCTGGAAGGCGCCAGACCGGACACCAAGGCGCTCGTGCGGTACTTCACCGACCACGGGACGCCGGGAGCGCCCAAGGGCGTTCCCGAACCGCTGTGGCAGGTCGTCGCCACCCTTCTGCAACCGGATCCGCAGGCGAGGTTCCGCACGGCGACGGGTGCGCGCAAGGCGCTGGCCGCCGCCGCGGAACTGCTGCCGGAGCCCGGACCCGACGACGAGATCATCGAGATCTTCGACCAAGTCGGCCCGCTGCCACCGGGGTTCGGCCCGGACGGCCCCTTCGTGACCGCCCCGGGCGTGACCGTGACGGCGGGAGCCCACGACGGGCCGGGCAGCGGGGGAGTGCCGTCCCGGCCCCCCGTGCCGGAACGGGAAGCGCCGGGTTTCGGGGAGCCGAGCGGTGAGGGCATCCCCGCGGCCGGCGCCGGGGACCGCGCGGCGGGCGGTGCCGGGGCGGCCCCGCCCCTGCCGGCCGGTGACCGCCGCGTCGGCCCGGACGGAGGGCCGGGCCCGCGGTCCGGCCCCTCCGTGACGTCACCCGTATGGCGTACCGCCCGGCCGGACACCGGCGCCCACCGCCTACCGCCCCCTCCCGGCCCCCTCGTGGAGAACGCGCCGGCACCCCCGCCGGACCAGCCGCTCCCGTACCCCCGCGGGGGAACCGCCGGTGCCCAGCCCCAGGCCCCTGCGCATCCGTTCCCCCATCCGCCGCAGGCACCCTCCCGCCCCGCTCCCGCCGTCCCCATGCCACCGGGGGTCCACCCCCGGGCCGACGCCCCTACCGCTCCGTACACCGTGCAGCCCTCCCGCGTCTCCCCCGCCGCCCCGGCGCTGCCGCGGCACCGTGCGGCCCGGCGCCGACGCACCGGTCCCCCGGCCAGGGTGACCGTCCCGGTGCTGCTGCTCGCCCTGGTCTGCTACGCGGTGGGCTTCTGGGCGCTGAGCCGCCTCTGA
- a CDS encoding DLW-39 family protein — MKKLLLVALAAIGGLLVYRQIQADRAEQDLWTEATDSVPTGS, encoded by the coding sequence GTGAAGAAGCTGCTCCTGGTCGCACTGGCCGCCATCGGCGGTCTCCTCGTGTACCGCCAGATCCAGGCGGATCGCGCCGAGCAGGACCTGTGGACGGAGGCGACTGACTCCGTGCCCACGGGTTCGTGA
- a CDS encoding DUF6344 domain-containing protein: MARNKVMTLWTAIVTAFLALCTALGLITTTAAAAVSHTETERNSNSDETSGSTTEHTTTTPAMSPWSRARALPPTMKQRIRAEAHGKVPSCRHRPLSDASGAAPTATLCTPAASASSEASTEPRTSGVIPLQR, translated from the coding sequence ATGGCCCGGAACAAGGTCATGACGCTGTGGACCGCCATCGTCACCGCCTTCCTCGCGCTGTGCACGGCGCTCGGACTCATCACGACGACCGCCGCCGCCGCGGTATCGCACACCGAGACGGAGCGCAACAGCAACAGCGACGAGACCAGCGGCAGCACCACCGAGCACACCACCACGACACCGGCGATGTCCCCCTGGTCCCGCGCCCGGGCCCTGCCCCCCACGATGAAGCAGCGCATCCGCGCCGAGGCCCATGGCAAGGTCCCGAGCTGCCGCCACCGCCCGCTGTCGGACGCGTCCGGAGCAGCCCCGACCGCCACCCTCTGCACCCCCGCCGCATCCGCTTCGTCCGAGGCGTCGACGGAACCCCGTACCTCGGGCGTCATCCCCCTCCAGCGCTGA
- a CDS encoding STAS domain-containing protein, producing MRSTARDGVTVVSLRGDIDMTTEVEVRQALLSASDTEAPRTVVDLSQVSFMDSTGFNALISAHAHATAHSGWIRVATPPPMVKRMFHMLGIDEVIHSYPTLKEALTG from the coding sequence GTGCGCTCCACCGCGCGCGATGGTGTCACTGTCGTGTCTCTGCGCGGTGACATCGACATGACCACCGAGGTAGAGGTGCGTCAGGCACTGCTTTCCGCTTCCGACACGGAGGCCCCTCGTACCGTTGTCGATCTGAGTCAGGTGTCGTTCATGGACAGCACCGGATTCAACGCGCTCATCAGCGCCCACGCGCACGCCACCGCGCACAGCGGATGGATCCGCGTGGCCACGCCGCCTCCCATGGTCAAGCGCATGTTCCACATGCTCGGCATCGACGAGGTGATCCACAGCTACCCCACGCTGAAGGAAGCCCTGACCGGGTGA
- a CDS encoding helix-turn-helix transcriptional regulator, with protein sequence MRGAVPEPHTGWTFLTNHARVLAAIADDPDSRIRDIAAYCRLTERAVQKIISDLEREGYLSHTRRGRSNTYRIEPGVPLRHPAEVEAGVTVANLLSALARHDAQRSHSPTDETPQPQSQPQSQPQPQPSLMT encoded by the coding sequence ATGCGGGGAGCAGTGCCTGAACCACACACCGGCTGGACGTTCCTGACCAATCACGCGCGCGTCCTCGCGGCGATCGCAGACGATCCGGACTCGCGGATCCGGGACATCGCCGCCTACTGCCGTCTGACCGAGCGCGCCGTCCAGAAGATCATTTCTGACCTGGAGCGGGAGGGTTATCTGTCCCACACCCGCCGCGGGCGGTCCAACACCTACCGCATCGAACCGGGCGTCCCGCTGCGGCACCCGGCCGAGGTCGAGGCCGGCGTCACCGTCGCGAACCTACTGTCCGCCCTGGCCCGGCACGATGCGCAGCGCTCCCATAGCCCCACCGACGAGACCCCTCAGCCCCAGTCCCAGCCCCAGTCCCAGCCCCAGCCCCAGCCGTCACTGATGACGTAG
- a CDS encoding DUF3566 domain-containing protein produces MSGATGAGPAGTSPGTQTDGGGRGSAAHAPETASSSSSSSSSYDTHGSQGGTVTDTRGPHTQQYAAGAGPAAPGAGAAQQPASPLPGERQPQQPAGPYHPPQAYQTPAATAGVRRPRTGAGTTPRVRKARLRVAKADPWSVMKVSFLLSIALGICTIVAAAVLWMVMDAMGVFSTVGGTISEATGSNESNGFDLQSFLSLPNVLLFTSIIAVIDVVLATALATLGAFIYNLSAGFVGGVELTLAEDE; encoded by the coding sequence GTGAGCGGAGCCACGGGCGCCGGGCCGGCCGGTACCTCCCCGGGTACCCAGACGGACGGCGGCGGCCGTGGCTCCGCCGCGCACGCACCGGAGACGGCCTCGTCTTCTTCCTCGTCCTCATCCTCCTACGACACTCATGGATCCCAGGGGGGAACTGTGACGGACACCCGAGGCCCGCACACCCAGCAGTACGCGGCTGGAGCGGGCCCGGCCGCTCCGGGCGCCGGGGCCGCCCAGCAGCCGGCCTCTCCGTTGCCGGGTGAGCGGCAGCCGCAGCAGCCCGCCGGGCCCTACCACCCGCCGCAGGCGTACCAGACGCCCGCCGCGACCGCCGGGGTGCGCCGGCCGCGTACCGGCGCCGGCACCACGCCCCGCGTGCGCAAGGCGCGGCTGCGGGTGGCGAAGGCCGACCCCTGGTCGGTGATGAAGGTGAGCTTCCTGCTCTCCATCGCGCTGGGCATCTGCACGATCGTCGCGGCCGCCGTGCTGTGGATGGTCATGGACGCCATGGGCGTCTTCTCGACGGTCGGCGGCACGATCTCCGAGGCGACCGGCTCGAACGAGTCCAACGGCTTCGACCTGCAGTCGTTCCTGTCGCTGCCCAACGTCCTGCTCTTCACCTCGATCATCGCGGTCATCGACGTCGTCCTCGCCACGGCGCTGGCGACGCTGGGCGCGTTCATCTACAACCTCTCGGCCGGTTTCGTCGGGGGCGTGGAGCTGACGCTCGCCGAGGACGAGTGA